In Fluviicola taffensis DSM 16823, the following are encoded in one genomic region:
- the aroA gene encoding 3-phosphoshikimate 1-carboxyvinyltransferase — MKQIVQPGLLSGTIQIPASKSDSQRAILCAALSDGVSVLTGVGKSDDEQAMLRAVAEMGAKINVLSDSKVEISGISHFPENVELSAAESGLGLRLLTCVAASFNQKVILTGRGSLLKRPMNFLDAVLPQFGCAVASNHGFLPLEVQGPLVGTTITVDGSLSSQFISGLLMALPRSRQSSVLTVLDMKSGPYIQMTIRTLKQFGIKIEQAGSQFEILGNQLYQSTDYSIEADWSSASYWLVAAAVGHSITVSGLKMNSLQADKVLLDALISAGCKISFEAQTIRIDGSELHSFMFDATDCPDLFPALVVLAAKCNGISTFKGVDRLIHKESNRGVVLQSEFGKMGLKIELKGNFMTVFGTGLLNGAAVDSHHDHRIAMCMAIAGTLAIGETNITNAEAVSKSYPDFWNHLSGLTNHFAV; from the coding sequence ATGAAACAGATTGTTCAGCCTGGTTTACTTTCTGGAACTATTCAAATTCCAGCATCTAAAAGTGATTCTCAACGAGCAATCCTTTGTGCTGCACTATCTGATGGTGTATCCGTTTTAACAGGAGTTGGTAAAAGTGATGACGAACAAGCGATGCTTCGAGCAGTTGCAGAAATGGGCGCGAAAATCAATGTTCTTTCTGATTCGAAGGTGGAAATTAGTGGGATAAGTCACTTTCCTGAAAATGTTGAATTATCTGCTGCAGAATCTGGTCTAGGGTTGCGTTTGTTGACTTGTGTGGCTGCTAGTTTTAATCAAAAAGTAATTTTGACTGGGAGAGGAAGTTTACTTAAAAGACCTATGAATTTTTTAGATGCCGTTTTGCCTCAATTTGGCTGCGCAGTTGCATCGAATCACGGATTTTTACCGCTTGAAGTTCAAGGGCCACTTGTAGGAACGACTATAACTGTTGATGGATCGTTGAGTTCTCAATTCATTTCTGGATTGTTGATGGCACTTCCAAGAAGTCGTCAATCAAGTGTTTTGACTGTTTTAGACATGAAATCTGGACCCTATATTCAGATGACAATACGTACCTTGAAACAATTTGGAATCAAAATAGAACAAGCTGGTAGTCAATTTGAAATATTGGGAAATCAATTGTATCAATCAACTGATTATTCCATAGAAGCAGATTGGAGCTCTGCGAGTTATTGGTTGGTTGCTGCGGCTGTAGGGCATTCAATCACCGTTTCAGGATTAAAGATGAATAGCTTACAAGCGGATAAAGTGTTATTGGATGCTTTGATTAGTGCTGGTTGCAAAATCAGTTTTGAAGCGCAAACAATACGTATCGATGGTTCGGAGCTTCATTCGTTTATGTTTGATGCGACCGATTGCCCGGATTTATTTCCAGCACTGGTGGTTTTGGCAGCTAAATGTAATGGAATCTCGACTTTCAAAGGAGTCGATAGATTGATTCACAAAGAGAGTAATCGAGGAGTGGTTTTGCAAAGTGAATTTGGTAAGATGGGATTGAAAATCGAACTGAAAGGCAATTTCATGACCGTTTTTGGTACTGGATTATTGAATGGAGCAGCTGTCGATTCTCACCACGATCATCGGATTGCAATGTGTATGGCTATCGCTGGAACACTAGCAATAGGAGAAACAAATATTACGAATGCAGAAGCAGTTTCTAAAAGTTATCCTGACTTTTGGAATCATTTGAGTGGGCTAACAAATCATTTTGCCGTTTAG
- a CDS encoding porin: MKNILIFSTLLASNWVFAQKKIDLSILTKPQRGIEFIGKDSLFSLRLQFRMQNRAAMLTRSDTDLSAETYEFRVRRVRLKMEGFVYSPKLTYKLQLAFSRGDMDWDMTQMSQVNTSVNIVRDAVISYEPWKNVKFSFGQTKLPGNRQRVISSGDQQFADRSIVNATFTIDRDFGFFGAYKHKYFAILGSLTSGEGRNSSQSNSGLSYTGRVEVLPFGSFTDKNDYQEGDLEREQKPKLSIGASYNFNDDAVRAGGQLGRDLFVKTDMSTLSLDLLFKYKGFALYTEFMQRNCSNPITYTSDSLSLQPVYAGNGFLQQVSYCFKSNWEIALRYAEITPFSSIYNNSAFPSINLKKHQEFQLGVTKYIYGHRVKVQGNILYQLVDDLKARTNAGKFGAIFQIELGI; encoded by the coding sequence ATGAAGAATATTCTAATTTTCAGTACATTATTAGCTAGCAATTGGGTTTTTGCACAAAAAAAGATTGATCTATCGATTCTCACTAAACCCCAAAGAGGTATTGAATTTATTGGAAAAGATTCATTATTCTCATTACGTCTTCAGTTTCGTATGCAGAATAGAGCGGCTATGCTAACGAGAAGTGATACCGATTTATCTGCTGAAACGTATGAATTTCGTGTTCGCCGAGTGCGATTGAAAATGGAAGGGTTTGTATATAGTCCAAAATTGACCTATAAACTTCAGTTGGCTTTTTCGAGAGGTGATATGGATTGGGACATGACTCAAATGTCTCAGGTCAATACAAGTGTTAATATTGTGCGTGATGCTGTTATTAGCTATGAACCTTGGAAAAATGTGAAATTTAGTTTCGGTCAAACAAAGCTTCCAGGAAACAGACAGCGCGTTATTTCATCTGGTGATCAGCAGTTTGCAGATCGTTCAATAGTTAATGCAACCTTTACAATAGATCGTGATTTTGGATTCTTTGGAGCTTATAAGCATAAATATTTCGCCATTTTAGGATCTCTTACTTCAGGTGAAGGTAGAAATAGTAGCCAGTCGAATAGTGGATTGAGCTATACTGGAAGAGTTGAAGTTTTACCATTTGGTTCTTTCACGGATAAAAATGATTATCAAGAAGGGGATTTGGAACGTGAGCAAAAACCAAAATTGTCTATTGGAGCTTCTTACAATTTCAATGATGATGCTGTTCGAGCTGGAGGCCAATTGGGAAGGGATTTGTTTGTGAAAACGGATATGAGTACTTTGTCTTTGGATTTGTTATTTAAGTACAAAGGATTTGCATTGTATACTGAATTTATGCAACGGAATTGTTCGAATCCGATCACATATACTTCCGATAGCTTAAGTCTTCAACCCGTTTATGCAGGAAATGGATTTTTACAACAAGTAAGTTATTGTTTCAAATCCAATTGGGAGATTGCTTTGCGCTATGCAGAAATAACGCCTTTTTCTTCAATTTATAACAATTCAGCATTTCCCTCTATTAATCTGAAAAAACACCAAGAATTTCAATTAGGAGTTACTAAATACATTTATGGTCATCGCGTGAAAGTTCAAGGAAATATTCTTTATCAACTAGTTGATGATTTAAAAGCTCGAACCAATGCAGGCAAGTTTGGAGCTATATTCCAGATTGAATTAGGTATATAA
- the tsaB gene encoding tRNA (adenosine(37)-N6)-threonylcarbamoyltransferase complex dimerization subunit type 1 TsaB — MTTILHIETATKVCSVALSLNGELTQLQEFKDDGYSHGEQLTILIQKVLDLQGITVQSLSAVSVSAGPGSYTGLRIGVSTVKGLCYALNIPLISVDTLQSMAEVASILYPNSVLCPMIDARRMEVFSLITNFELEILKPVSADVLDEDSYSDFEPFVCFGDGASKMQEIWSARNIIFDLELEPSAKGQIHIAYQKFLNKQFEDVAYFEPAYLKEFYQAPAKK; from the coding sequence ATGACAACAATTTTACACATTGAAACCGCCACAAAAGTATGTTCGGTTGCTTTGTCCTTAAATGGTGAATTAACCCAGCTTCAGGAATTTAAAGATGATGGTTATTCGCATGGTGAACAACTCACGATTCTCATTCAAAAAGTGTTGGATCTTCAAGGAATTACCGTTCAAAGTTTATCGGCTGTTTCAGTTTCTGCTGGACCTGGTTCATATACCGGGCTGCGGATTGGCGTTTCAACAGTAAAAGGTTTGTGTTACGCATTGAATATTCCACTTATTTCTGTTGATACGCTTCAATCGATGGCAGAAGTGGCAAGTATTTTATATCCCAATTCCGTTCTCTGTCCGATGATTGACGCACGTAGAATGGAGGTTTTTTCATTGATAACCAATTTCGAGTTGGAAATATTAAAACCAGTAAGTGCGGATGTTTTGGATGAAGATTCATATAGTGATTTTGAGCCGTTTGTTTGTTTTGGGGATGGGGCTTCGAAAATGCAAGAGATTTGGAGCGCTCGAAACATTATTTTTGATCTAGAGCTGGAACCGTCTGCAAAAGGACAGATTCACATAGCGTATCAGAAATTTTTGAATAAACAGTTCGAAGATGTGGCTTATTTTGAACCCGCTTATTTGAAAGAGTTTTATCAGGCGCCAGCGAAAAAATAA
- a CDS encoding MFS transporter: MKADTKSYDTTKTTYPILFAIAFGHLLNDLIQGVLQPLFPLIKETQNLDYGQIGFIMFAFQITSSLFQPIIGSITDKYPQPYSFSFGMLFAIAGIIILSYSENFTMTLTAACCIGLASSVFHPEASRVAYSASGGRRSLAQAIFQLGGNGGTALGPVLVALCVIPFGQKYTLLFVIAGLAGFAILLFVSRWYKGYLQEHLKNTKARIITHQLSKRRIYISVGILLLLLFSKYFYTASISSYLIFYAEERFNLQGTQGQLLLAVYLFAITLGTIIGGLAGDKYGRRNIIWFSILGAAPFTLLLPYMDLTGTIVCLACAGFILASAFPSILVYAQELLPGRIGMISGMFYGFAFGMGGIGAAFLGDLIDKRGIIEVYHICSYLPLIGIAAVFLPSFRVKKNS; encoded by the coding sequence ATGAAAGCGGATACGAAATCATACGACACAACAAAAACGACCTATCCGATTCTTTTCGCAATTGCTTTTGGGCATCTACTGAATGATTTGATTCAAGGAGTTTTGCAGCCCTTATTCCCTCTGATTAAAGAAACGCAGAATCTGGATTATGGACAAATCGGCTTCATCATGTTTGCATTTCAAATTACTTCCTCGCTTTTTCAGCCTATAATAGGTTCCATTACAGATAAATATCCCCAGCCTTATTCCTTTAGTTTCGGAATGCTATTTGCAATTGCTGGAATTATTATTTTGTCCTATTCAGAGAACTTCACCATGACCCTCACTGCAGCTTGTTGTATTGGGCTTGCATCGTCAGTATTTCATCCAGAAGCTTCACGTGTTGCTTATTCTGCTTCAGGCGGAAGGAGGAGTCTCGCTCAAGCCATTTTTCAATTAGGTGGAAACGGCGGCACAGCTCTTGGCCCAGTTTTAGTAGCCTTGTGCGTTATCCCATTCGGACAAAAATACACCTTGTTGTTTGTCATCGCTGGATTAGCTGGGTTTGCAATTCTGTTATTTGTTAGCCGCTGGTACAAAGGATATTTACAAGAGCATCTCAAAAACACAAAAGCAAGAATCATCACACATCAACTTTCCAAACGACGAATTTACATCTCGGTAGGAATCCTGTTACTATTGCTTTTCTCCAAATACTTTTACACTGCCAGTATTTCGAGTTATTTGATTTTCTATGCGGAAGAGCGGTTTAATTTGCAGGGAACACAAGGCCAATTGTTGTTGGCAGTTTATCTTTTTGCAATTACACTTGGAACAATAATCGGAGGATTAGCAGGCGACAAATACGGTCGTAGAAACATCATTTGGTTTTCAATCTTAGGAGCAGCTCCATTTACCTTGCTTTTACCTTACATGGATCTGACTGGAACGATTGTTTGTTTGGCATGTGCAGGTTTTATTCTCGCTTCAGCCTTTCCATCAATTCTTGTGTATGCTCAGGAATTACTTCCAGGAAGAATTGGAATGATCTCAGGAATGTTTTATGGTTTCGCTTTCGGAATGGGTGGAATTGGCGCTGCTTTCCTTGGCGATTTAATCGATAAGCGCGGAATTATTGAAGTATATCACATCTGCTCATATCTACCACTTATAGGAATTGCTGCAGTGTTCTTGCCTTCGTTTCGAGTGAAAAAGAATTCTTAA
- a CDS encoding response regulator transcription factor: MDKILIVDDEEDIREILGYNLKKEGFKVFLAENGQTGISICKEEKPDLVILDVMMPGMDGIEVCDQIRNTKGLENVLICFLTARNEDYSQIAGLDAGADDYISKPIKPRVLISRVHALLRRKESVQAKPTGTPDLVINREKYLVIKNGETLHLPKKEFELLSLLASRPEVVFERDLILERVWGTDIIVGDRTIDVHVRKLREKIGDDYIQTVKGIGYKFRGEK, translated from the coding sequence ATGGATAAAATTTTAATAGTTGATGATGAAGAAGATATCCGAGAAATCCTTGGATATAATCTGAAAAAAGAAGGATTCAAAGTCTTTCTTGCCGAAAATGGCCAAACGGGAATTAGCATTTGTAAAGAGGAGAAACCTGATTTAGTGATTCTCGATGTGATGATGCCTGGTATGGACGGAATCGAAGTGTGCGACCAAATTAGAAATACAAAAGGTTTAGAAAACGTATTGATTTGTTTTTTGACAGCTCGAAATGAAGATTATAGTCAAATTGCTGGATTGGATGCTGGGGCGGATGATTACATTTCAAAACCCATTAAACCACGCGTTTTGATTAGTCGTGTTCATGCACTATTAAGAAGAAAAGAGTCTGTGCAAGCCAAACCTACTGGCACCCCTGATTTAGTGATTAATCGGGAAAAGTATTTGGTCATCAAAAATGGTGAAACACTTCACCTTCCCAAGAAAGAATTTGAATTGCTTTCACTTTTGGCGTCAAGACCCGAAGTTGTATTTGAAAGAGATTTAATCTTAGAACGTGTTTGGGGAACCGACATCATTGTTGGTGACAGAACGATTGATGTTCATGTAAGGAAACTGCGTGAAAAAATTGGCGACGACTACATTCAAACAGTAAAAGGAATCGGATATAAATTTCGAGGAGAGAAATAA
- a CDS encoding response regulator transcription factor, with protein MKSKAKILLVEDDTNLGFVISDQLKSEGYQVVLCSNGMEGHMRFSEDEFHLCIFDVMMPKKDGFTLAKEIRTMNQEVPIIFLTAKAMTEDKVAGFNAGGDDYLTKPFSFDELSVRVKALLKRVNIQDEPEQKIVQIGSYLFDTENFTLKHPEFEKTLTKKEAMVLKILGKYINSVVPRENILTAVWGQDDYFAGRSMDVFITKLRKYFSMDPQISISNIHGIGFKLEVLP; from the coding sequence ATGAAATCAAAGGCTAAAATATTATTAGTTGAAGACGATACCAATTTGGGGTTTGTTATTTCTGATCAATTAAAATCTGAAGGATATCAGGTCGTTTTATGCTCCAATGGAATGGAAGGGCACATGCGTTTTTCAGAAGATGAATTTCATCTGTGCATTTTTGATGTAATGATGCCAAAAAAAGATGGGTTTACGTTAGCGAAAGAGATTCGTACCATGAATCAAGAGGTTCCAATTATTTTCCTTACTGCGAAAGCTATGACAGAAGACAAGGTGGCGGGATTCAATGCTGGAGGAGACGATTATTTGACAAAACCATTTTCCTTTGATGAGCTTTCTGTTCGTGTAAAAGCGCTTTTGAAACGTGTAAATATTCAAGATGAGCCAGAACAAAAAATTGTTCAGATAGGATCTTATCTGTTTGACACTGAAAATTTCACATTGAAACATCCTGAATTTGAAAAAACGCTTACGAAGAAGGAGGCAATGGTTTTAAAAATATTAGGTAAATACATTAACTCAGTTGTTCCAAGAGAAAATATCCTTACTGCTGTTTGGGGACAAGATGATTATTTCGCAGGAAGAAGTATGGATGTATTTATCACAAAACTGCGGAAGTATTTTTCGATGGATCCCCAAATTTCAATTTCTAATATTCATGGAATTGGATTTAAATTGGAAGTTCTTCCTTAA
- a CDS encoding chorismate mutase gives MNSIFQKGSKRPILIAGPCSAETEEQVIETALQIKQFCNIDMLRAGIWKPRTRPDSFEGVGEIGLSWLVNAGKELGVPTTTEVANTKHVEQALKAGVDVLWIGARTTVNPFAVQEIADSLKGVTIPVMVKNPVNPDLELWIGAFERLEKVGIKDLAAIHRGFSVYKHPKYRNVPNWEIPIALHERLPNLPIINDPSHITGNRNLLLEVSQKAMDLNFDGLIIETHRNPDAAWSDAAQQLTPENLGILLDSLVLRSQKSEKLDSEQISIIREKIGDLDDRLFEILTARMLLSEDLGLFKKEHNITILQPEHWKKLISARLNKATEYNLSERFVRQVMDAIHQESIRHQVRVMNNSAKKEE, from the coding sequence ATGAATAGCATCTTTCAAAAAGGGAGCAAAAGACCGATTCTTATAGCAGGACCGTGTAGTGCAGAAACAGAAGAGCAAGTAATAGAAACGGCACTTCAGATTAAACAATTTTGTAATATCGATATGTTGCGGGCTGGAATTTGGAAGCCTCGAACGCGACCAGACTCGTTTGAAGGAGTTGGAGAAATCGGATTGAGTTGGTTAGTCAATGCAGGAAAAGAGTTGGGTGTTCCAACGACTACTGAAGTAGCTAATACCAAACATGTGGAACAAGCTTTAAAAGCTGGAGTAGATGTGCTTTGGATTGGAGCTCGAACAACTGTGAATCCTTTTGCTGTGCAAGAAATTGCTGATTCGTTGAAAGGAGTAACAATTCCAGTAATGGTCAAAAATCCCGTAAATCCTGATTTAGAATTGTGGATTGGGGCTTTTGAACGCCTAGAAAAAGTGGGGATCAAAGATCTTGCAGCCATTCATCGTGGTTTTTCGGTCTATAAACACCCTAAATATAGAAATGTGCCCAATTGGGAAATTCCAATTGCATTACATGAACGACTTCCTAATTTGCCTATTATTAATGATCCAAGTCACATTACAGGAAATCGTAATTTGTTGTTAGAAGTTTCTCAAAAAGCAATGGATTTGAATTTTGATGGATTGATTATTGAAACACATCGAAATCCAGATGCTGCTTGGTCGGATGCAGCACAACAGTTGACACCTGAAAATTTAGGAATTCTCTTAGATTCGTTGGTTTTAAGATCTCAGAAATCCGAAAAATTGGATAGCGAACAAATTTCCATCATTCGAGAGAAAATTGGTGATTTGGATGATCGTTTATTCGAAATTCTGACTGCAAGGATGTTGTTGAGTGAAGATTTGGGGCTTTTCAAAAAGGAACATAATATTACGATTCTACAGCCCGAGCATTGGAAAAAACTGATTTCTGCTCGATTGAATAAAGCGACTGAATATAATTTGAGTGAGCGGTTTGTGAGACAAGTGATGGATGCCATTCATCAAGAATCGATTCGACATCAAGTAAGGGTGATGAATAATTCCGCAAAGAAGGAAGAGTGA